The Gemmatimonadota bacterium genome has a window encoding:
- a CDS encoding tRNA (pseudouridine(54)-N(1))-methyltransferase TrmY: protein RKETLYVLERRGTDIRTVTFPLDVTFVFSDHLTMPKKTAKYLRRLGAMPICVGPRMLFASQCIVLLHNELDRQGVW, encoded by the coding sequence CGCAAGGAAACACTCTATGTGCTCGAGCGCCGAGGTACTGACATTCGCACAGTGACATTTCCCCTGGATGTAACTTTTGTTTTTTCAGACCATCTCACAATGCCCAAAAAAACGGCTAAGTATTTGCGCCGCCTCGGTGCCATGCCTATTTGCGTGGGTCCCCGGATGTTGTTTGCCTCTCAGTGTATTGTGTTGCTACACAATGAGTTG